A part of Oncorhynchus kisutch isolate 150728-3 linkage group LG2, Okis_V2, whole genome shotgun sequence genomic DNA contains:
- the insig2 gene encoding insulin-induced gene 2 protein isoform X1: protein MADSTVVSDQQRSGSGQTNPSRGTYIAVITNRSTTLVIRGFMLFSIGVFLALVLNLLQVQRNVTLFPPDVISSIFSSAWWVPPCCGTASAIIGLLYPCIDCRLGEPHKFKREWSSVMRCVAVFVGINHASAKVDFANNVQLSLTLAALSIGLWWTFDRSRSGFGLGVVIALLATLSTQLLVYNGVFQYTSPDFLYIRSWLPCIFFAGVITMGNIGRQLALYECKLMSEKTHQD from the exons ATGGCCGACTCCACAGTAGTCAGCGACCAGCAGCGGTCTGGGTCCGGGCAAACCAATCCTTCCAGAGGAACATACATTGCAGTGATCACCAACAGAAGCACCACCCTGGTGATCCGTGGGTTCATGCTGTTCTCTATAGGAGTTTTCCTGGCTCTGGTGCTCAACCTGCTGCAG GTACAGAGGAACGTCACTCTGTTCCCGCCTGATGTCATTAGTAGCATCTTCTCATCAGCCTGGTGGGTGCCGCCCTGCTGTGGGACCgcctcag caATAATCGGTCTGTTGTATCCATGCATTGACTGTCGACTCGGCGAGCCCCACAAGTTCAAGCGGGAGTGGTCCAGTGTGATGCGCTGTGTGGCCGTGTTCGTGGGCATCAACCATGCCAGTGCT AAAGTGGACTTTGCGAACAACGTGCAGCTGTCCCTGACGCTGGCGGCCCTGTCCATCGGCCTCTGGTGGACATTTGACCGGTCTCGCTCCGGCTTTGGCCTGGGGGTGGTCATCGCCCTGCTGGCCACTCTATCCACTCAGCTCCTGGTCTACAACGGAGTCTTTCA GTATACCTCTCCAGATTTTCTGTACATTCGCTCCTGGTTACCTTGCATCTTCTTCGCTGGTGTGATAACCATGGGGAACATAGGACGACAGCTAGCCCTG TACGAATGCAAACTTATGTCAGAAAAGACTCATCAAGACTGA
- the insig2 gene encoding insulin-induced gene 2 protein isoform X2 — protein sequence MADSTVVSDQQRSGSGQTNPSRGTYIAVITNRSTTLVIRGFMLFSIGVFLALVLNLLQVQRNVTLFPPDVISSIFSSAWWVPPCCGTASAIIGLLYPCIDCRLGEPHKFKREWSSVMRCVAVFVGINHASAKVDFANNVQLSLTLAALSIGLWWTFDRSRSGFGLGVVIALLATLSTQLLVYNGVFQYTSPDFLYIRSWLPCIFFAGVITMGNIGRQLALQQKAKRGW from the exons ATGGCCGACTCCACAGTAGTCAGCGACCAGCAGCGGTCTGGGTCCGGGCAAACCAATCCTTCCAGAGGAACATACATTGCAGTGATCACCAACAGAAGCACCACCCTGGTGATCCGTGGGTTCATGCTGTTCTCTATAGGAGTTTTCCTGGCTCTGGTGCTCAACCTGCTGCAG GTACAGAGGAACGTCACTCTGTTCCCGCCTGATGTCATTAGTAGCATCTTCTCATCAGCCTGGTGGGTGCCGCCCTGCTGTGGGACCgcctcag caATAATCGGTCTGTTGTATCCATGCATTGACTGTCGACTCGGCGAGCCCCACAAGTTCAAGCGGGAGTGGTCCAGTGTGATGCGCTGTGTGGCCGTGTTCGTGGGCATCAACCATGCCAGTGCT AAAGTGGACTTTGCGAACAACGTGCAGCTGTCCCTGACGCTGGCGGCCCTGTCCATCGGCCTCTGGTGGACATTTGACCGGTCTCGCTCCGGCTTTGGCCTGGGGGTGGTCATCGCCCTGCTGGCCACTCTATCCACTCAGCTCCTGGTCTACAACGGAGTCTTTCA GTATACCTCTCCAGATTTTCTGTACATTCGCTCCTGGTTACCTTGCATCTTCTTCGCTGGTGTGATAACCATGGGGAACATAGGACGACAGCTAGCCCTG CAACAAAAAGCCAAAAGGGGATGGTAA